A section of the Labrus mixtus chromosome 15, fLabMix1.1, whole genome shotgun sequence genome encodes:
- the LOC132989786 gene encoding protein-glutamine gamma-glutamyltransferase 2-like produces MLQISLRSSSSAGHIEAEVWLSSQMSRDKNFTADMSQVLDIERCDLDIKNNSSSHHTDRCAEERLIVRRGQPFNVILHLKPGSREFKPGETNFTLIVETGPLPRKESDTKASFGLSESIVDTEWSASASNDPSGNRVSVSICSSPNAPIGVYSLTLDQEGQKTSLGKFTLLFNAWCHGDAVYMRSETKRQEYVLEQHGQVYRGTHKRIKGKPWNFGQFESGILDICLKILDDNPKFVSDADKDCFARRNPIYVTRVLSAMINSNDDRGVLVGEWEEFSGGVHPGMWTGSGEILRKWAESGPVRYGQCWVFAAIACTVSRALGIPCRVVTNFGSAHDSDANLVIENLYDENGERISGGDSVWNFHVWVDSWMTRPDLGTEFDGWQTSDPTPQETSDGVFCCGPASLRAIKEGEMTKKYDAPFIFAEVNADVVELVQLSTGEFVQFSGSTKSVGKFISTKAVGSDERHDITHQYKYPEGSEDERRVYEKAQHHNKLQQRGEEPGLRLKIKLADNMIVGSDFEVNAVLTNNCMDTRTCTFLFFARAVGYNGRQGESCGFVSDKVEVPSGEEKRLSLKLKYDSYGSVITSDRLIQLSAITIDKKTINYNKAEKTIVLDEPEIQIKLVGDVKLNQSVTAELSLLNPLPETLQDCSFTVEGVGLTDGKPITKKIGAVSIKQEAKASIEFKPTTAGSSVLLVNFDSIKLHNIKSSINVVVKE; encoded by the exons ATGCTACAAATATCCCTGAGGAGCAGTAGCTCTGCGGGTCACATTGAAGCTGAAGTGTGGCTTTCTTCTCAAATGTCAAGAGACAAGAACTTTACTGCAGACATGAGTCAAG TGTTGGACATTGAGCGCTGCGATCTGGACATTaagaacaacagcagcagccaccaCACAGACCGATGTGCAGAGGAGCGTTTGATTGTCAGGAGGGGACAGCCCTTCAACGTTATACTACATCTGAAACCCGGGAGCAGAGAGTTCAAACCGGGTGAAACAAACTTCACACTCATAGTTGAAACTG GTCCGTTACCTAGAAAAGAATCAGACACCAAGGCTTCCTTTGGTCTCAGCGAGTCTATAGTAGACACTGAGTGGAGTGCATCTGCCTCTAATGATCCCTCTGGAAACAGAGTGTCTGTATCCATCTGTTCCTCACCCAATGCCCCTATAGGGGTGTATTCCCTAACTCTGGACCAAGAGGGTCAGAAGACCAGTTTAGGAAAGTTCACCCTGCTTTTTAATGCTTGGTGTCACG GAGATGCTGTTTACATGCGCAGTGAGACAAAGAGGCAGGAGTATGTTTTAGAACAGCATGGGCAAGTCTACAGAGGAACACATAAACGAATCAAAGGGAAACCCTGGAACTTTGGACAG TTTGAATCAGGGATCCTGGACATCTGTCTGAAGATTCTTGACGACAACCCAAAATTTGTGTCTGATGCTGACAAGGACTGCTTTGCCAGGAGAAATCCCATCTACGTGACCAGGGTGCTGAGTGCCATG ATCAACAGTAATGATGACAGAGGGGTGCTGGTTGGAGAGTGGGAAGAGTTTTCCGGCGGGGTTCATCCAGGAATGTGGACTGGCAGTGGGGAAATTTTGCGGAAGTGGGCAGAAAGTGGCCCGGTCCGCTACGGCCAATGTTGGGTGTTTGCTGCTATTGCATGCACAG tGTCCCGTGCCCTGGGAATCCCATGTCGAGTGGTTACTAACTTTGGATCCGCTCACGATTCGGATGCCAACCTGGTGATTGAAAACCTTTATGATGAAAACGGAGAAAGGATTTCTGGAGGTGATTCGGTTTG GAACTTCCATGTTTGGGTGGACAGCTGGATGACTCGTCCTGATTTGGGAACAGAGTTTGATGGGTGGCAAACCAGTGACCCAACCCCGCAGGAGACAAGTGATG gtGTTTTCTGTTGCGGGCCGGCTTCTCTGAGGGCCATAAAGGAGGGAGAGATGACCAAGAAGTATGATGCACCGTTCATTTTTGCTGAG GTTAATGCAGATGTTGTGGAATTGGTGCAACTGTCAACTGGGGAGTTTGTCCAGTTCAGTGGATCAACTAAGTCTGTTGGAAAATTCATCAGCACCAAGGCTGTGGGCTCAGATGAGcgacatgacatcacacatcagTATAAGTATCCAGAAG GCtcagaggatgagaggagagtgTATGAGAAGGCTCAACACCACAACAAGttacagcagagaggagaagagccaGGGCTCCGTCTTAAG ATCAAACTGGCGGATAACATGATCGTGGGTTCAGACTTCGAGGTGAACGCTGTCCTTACTAACAACTGCATGGATACCAGGACGTGCACCTTCCTGTTCTTTGCACGAGCTGTCGGCTACAACGGACGACAAGGCGAGAGCTGTGGATTTGTTTCAGACAAAGTGGAGGTGCCCTCTGGAGAAG aGAAACGTCTGTCCCTCAAACTGAAGTATGACAGTTATGGGTCAGTAATCACCTCCGACAGGTTGATCCAGCTGTCAGCCATCACCATCGACAAGAAGACCATCAATTACAATAAGGCTGAGAAAACCATTGTCCTAGATGAGCCAGAGATACAGATCAAG CTGGTGGGAGATGTCAAACTGAACCAGTCTGTGACAGCTGAGCTGAGCTTGTTGAACCCTTTACCGGAGACTCTGCAGGACTGCAGCTTTACTGTGGAGGGGGTCGGCCTCACTGACGGCAAACCAATAACAAAGAA aattGGAGCTGTGAGCATCAAACAGGAAGCCAAGGCCAGCATTGAGTTTAAACCCACCACTGCTGGCTCCAGCGTGCTGCTGGTAAACTTTGATAGCATCAAACTGCACAACATCAAGAGCTCCATCAATGTTGTGGTGAAGGAATAA